In the Candidatus Bathyarchaeota archaeon genome, ATGCGGTAGACGCCTGAGAATTCGGTGCTTGTTTTTGATTCAACCAACTTCTTGTTTTCTGATATTGGCACTATCTCTCGTGTTTTCTCTATTGGCAAACCTAGGGTTAATGCTAGATTTGGAGAAGGATCAGCATCAATAGCGATTGTTTTTAATCCTTTTCTAGCAAAAGAACAGGCAAGTGCTCCTGCGATTAAGGTTTTGCCCACTCCGCCCTTTCCAGAAACAGCTATTTTCACTGGGTTTCCACCGTTTTCGTTAGGTGTATCGTCTCCTATTTACGTTTCCTAAAGTTGTCTCATATTAAAGCAGAAGATTTAATTTACATTGTCGAGGAAGCAATTGTTTTTGTGATAGAAACTTGTAAAAAACCATATGGAGGTGACAAAGAAGTATGAGCGAGAAAAAGGTTACTATGGCGGAAATTCGAAAAACCGTAGCCACTTCGCTAGGCACAGCCTTTGGCATAGTCATTGGTATGATTTGGACTAACGTCGTACTGGGAGC is a window encoding:
- a CDS encoding DUF5654 family protein, with the translated sequence MSEKKVTMAEIRKTVATSLGTAFGIVIGMIWTNVVLGAFVTMGIPLTTTGGDMV